ATCTCAAGAAAATCAATATGAAAGTCTTGATTTGGATGAGCAAAAGGGATGCATACGGTCTTTAGAAAATGCTTACAGCAACGATGGTGGTTTGGCCGTTCTTTTTGGAAATATTGCCAGCAAAGGTTGTGTGGTAAAAACGGCAGGTGTTGATGAGAGTATTTTAACCTTCAAAGGCAAGGCTAAAGTTTACGAATCGCAGGAAGATGCAATTGAAGGCATCTTAACCAAGAAAGTAAAGCCCGGTGATGTTGTAGTTATTCGTTACGAAGGACCAAAAGGAGGTCCGGGAATGCAGGAAATGCTGTACCCTACCTCCTATCTTAAAACCATGAAATTAGATAAGGAATGCGCCCTACTTACCGATGGTCGCTTTTCTGGTGGTACATCAGGATTATCTATTGGTCATGTTTCGCCCGAAGCTGCTGCCAAAGGAGAAATAGCCTTGATACAAGACGGAGATACCATCCTGATAGATATTCCTTCCAGAAGCATTAACCTTCAAATTGATGATGCTGAACTGGAAAAAAGAAAAGAAGAGGAAAAAGCAAAAGGCTCTAAAGCGTATCAACCGAAAAACAGAGATAGAGTAGTGAGTAAAGCATTGAAAATATATGCTGCTCATGTGTCTTCTGCTGATTTAGGTGCAATACGAAAACTTTAAATAAATAATCAATAAATCATTAACAAATACCGTACTAATGAATTTTGAAATGAATACTTTAACACTAGAAGAAGAAAAGGTTGAGAAAAAAGAAACCAAGCGAGTGAGCGGTTCAGAGGCTTTGATATTATCCTTGATAGCCGAAAATGTGAAAACAGCTTTTGGTTATCCTGGTGGATCTATCATGCCAATATATGATAAGTTAATGGATTTTGAAGATCAGCTGCACCACGTTTTAACACGTCATGAGCAAGGTGCTATTCACGCTGCTCAGGGTTATGCGCGCATTAGTGGAGAAGCTGGTGTTTGTTTAGCCACCTCGGGTCCAGGAGCAACAAATCTAATTACAGGCATTGCCGATGCTTTTATGGATTCTACTCCTTTGGTTTGTATTACGGGTCAGGTGTATTCCAATCTTCTTGGCTCAGATGCTTTTCAAGAAACTGATGTATTGGGCGTTTCAATGCCTGTTACAAAATGGAATTTCCAGATCACTAAAGCAGAAGAAATTGCTCCGGCAATAGCAAAAGCATTTTATATTGCTCGTGCGGGTCGTCCTGGTCCCGTACTCATAGATATTACCAAAGATGCTATGTTGGAAGAGGTAGATTATTATTATGAAAAATGCACAAAAATAAGATCTTACATTCCTATTCCAGAAACCAAAGAAAATAAGATTCTCCAAGCCGTAGAGCTTATAGATCAAGCTAAAAGACCACTTGCCATAGTGGGTCAGGGTGTTGTTTTGGGACATGCCGAAAAGGAATTATTAGCTTTCGTAGAAAAAACAGGAATCCCTGTAGCCAGCACTTTATTGGGTTTGTCGGCTTTGCCAAATAAGCATAAGCTTTATACCGGAATGGTAGGTATGCACGGACATGCGGCGCCCAATATCAAAA
This DNA window, taken from Bacteroidales bacterium, encodes the following:
- a CDS encoding dihydroxy-acid dehydratase encodes the protein SQENQYESLDLDEQKGCIRSLENAYSNDGGLAVLFGNIASKGCVVKTAGVDESILTFKGKAKVYESQEDAIEGILTKKVKPGDVVVIRYEGPKGGPGMQEMLYPTSYLKTMKLDKECALLTDGRFSGGTSGLSIGHVSPEAAAKGEIALIQDGDTILIDIPSRSINLQIDDAELEKRKEEEKAKGSKAYQPKNRDRVVSKALKIYAAHVSSADLGAIRKL